The genomic stretch ACATGTCAAAAGACGAATGGAACAGTCTGGAAGATACTACATGGAGGAAAGATCCGAGTTCGAGCGTCTCTGGCTGGGCTTGTCAGGCGGCAGCTGGGACGTTCTGCGGGTGGAGCCGCTTATCGCGGAACGCAGGCCGCGCTTTGGCACCGTGACAGACAACTGGATGACCGTCGATGATTATTCGGAACTATTTGGCGATGTATCGTCACCTTCAACACCATACTTAAATTATGACCTAATACAGCAATTCAAACACCGACCTTCAGGTATTCGTTACAGGAGAGATTTGGTTGCTGCCTATGCCGATCGATGGTGGAATGAAGGCAATCCGGCATACGAGCTTTTTGAGGTAAATTGCACCAATTATGTGTCACAGTGTATCTTTGCAGGCAATGCTCCGATGAACTATACTGGTAAGAGGGAAACAGGCTGGTGGTATAAAGGACGAAATAAGGGCAATGAATGGTGGAGCTTTAGCTGGGCAGTATCAAATGCGATAACGAATTATTTGACAGGCTCGAGGTCTTCGGGCTTGCGCGCACAGGTTGTACAATCCGCTGATGAGCTGCAGCTTGGCGATGTCATTACGTATGATTGGAATGGAGATCAACGCTTTCAGCACAGTACAATCGTAACTGCCTTTGATTCATTCGGAATGCCGCTTGTAAATGCCAACACGGTTTCCAGCAGACATCGCTATTGGGATTATCGTGATTCCTATGCATGGACGGAACAAACGAAATATCGTTTTTTTCATATTGCTGATCTAATATAAATTAATGTACCGGAGGATATGCCATGGGGAGCAAGATTCGAGTAGGTTTAGTTTACGGGGGGAAATCGGGAGAGCATGAGGTCTCTCTGCAAACGGCATATGCGGTAATGGGCGAATTTGACTATAGTAAATATGA from Paenibacillus sp. FSL H8-0548 encodes the following:
- a CDS encoding amidase domain-containing protein, translated to MKQLINLRHQNVNLLARACHHDNVQGGIAMSRTGKRGPSIPSPKRNQAAIKTAASQSKLRQKAETHALKPLPLPFGEQAERHSSVDSGPIATEQVKKDTQVARQPSKLNSLMRSSDYDQHREEGMQQGWKSAVHRYVSLYNQAEANQYAAALTDYVADSEHCERLRCRLERLRERDLLRGALPAGSETKAELIRINESSSEVSVLIRLHVKRRMEQSGRYYMEERSEFERLWLGLSGGSWDVLRVEPLIAERRPRFGTVTDNWMTVDDYSELFGDVSSPSTPYLNYDLIQQFKHRPSGIRYRRDLVAAYADRWWNEGNPAYELFEVNCTNYVSQCIFAGNAPMNYTGKRETGWWYKGRNKGNEWWSFSWAVSNAITNYLTGSRSSGLRAQVVQSADELQLGDVITYDWNGDQRFQHSTIVTAFDSFGMPLVNANTVSSRHRYWDYRDSYAWTEQTKYRFFHIADLI